The following is a genomic window from Bacteroidia bacterium.
ATGGGGACTTTTGTTTCAGTCAAAAGTTCCGCCACCATTTGAAAAAAAAGACCACCGCCTGATCAAAATCCCCAGGGACGTACAAATCCCCACATTTGAAGAATTGCTTCGGATCAACCGATTGTCGGTAGCAGGCTGGCTCACCCGGTCAGAGAGGTAAAATCAAAAACCCCGGCAAACCGGGGTTCTGATATCATAGAAAGAACGTATGGAGGGAAGTGAGTATCTCGGACAAACAATTCTCTGCTTCCTGTTCCAAAAATCAAACGCATATTTTTATTCCTCTTCGGGAAACTCATTCAATTTAAAAGCATATTTCTGATAGCTGATCAATTCTCTTTTTTCCTGATTTTCAACCCAACCAGCCTCTTTGTGGCTAAGTTCAATCAGCTTTCGGGTACGCACATCTTCAAAGGCCTTCACAACCTGCTCCATTGTCTCCAGCTCGTCGGTTGTAAAGAGACTGGGATCGAAGGGGGCAGTAGCAACAAACCGCTCGCCTGTGCCTCCGTGATCAAACATTTCCTCTTCAATAGAAATAAATTTTTCGGCTTCCAATACGCCAAACAACTCATGGAAATGTGAAGGTACAGGGCCAAAGGGAATCGCGCGGTAATTGCAGCCCGATATTGAGATGCCCGTTCGCTGGAAGTTGAAAAAATCGCAGTAAAACATCAGCTTATTCATGCGTGTTTTTAGCGGGCGAACTTTTTCTGCAAAAAACAGGACAAAATGGGCGACCTTTTTAAAATCAGGCCGGGTATAGCCAGTATATTCATTGGCCTCCATGTGGAAGTTCCAGATATATTCCACCACCGTATCCAGTTTATCTTTACCCATCAGGGTATCAATCTGTCTGATCAATTTGTCAAACGCAGCAGGAGAAAAGAGTTCACGTTTTTCATTGACAAAATTGAGAAAATTTTGCGGAGCTTTGGCCAGGCGAATGAGTTTTGCATTGGCGAGGCTGGGGATTTCTCCATTTTCATAATTGCGGAAGCTATTGGCACCGAGATCCAGTACTTCAGACATTTTTGCAGCAGACAACCCGTACTGTTCACGAATTTGTCTGATTTCTTCCGGGAAGGGAATATGATGTTTTTCCCGGTAGAGATTATATACCTGCCGGATATTGATCTCGTCAAGTTCTGTCGTTGAAATCTCTTCACCGGTTTCCTTATGCACATAAAAATGTTCCCAGATTTCAAACACCTCTTTCCTGAAAGGCTCAGATGCTGCCAATTGTCTTTTCAGTACCCATTCCTTCCCGATATGCGGCTTTTTCATTTCTACTTATATGGATATTTAATTTTCCTTTCCGCCGGATGAAAAGAGAAACAAGCCACTGCCTGATTGCCCAATCCTTTGGAAATTTTGATATAGACTTCCGTTCCGTTTACCATCGTACCAAACTCCCAATACATGGCGCCGATCCTTACTCCGTCGGGCTTAGGGCCCTTGTAGTAATCTCTTGCTGAGAGGTTGTCGAGAATATGTTCTCTCTCCTCAGCAGTTATCTCCAGGTCCAGCAGCGCTTTGAAATTTTTACGACGATCGTAGATGATCATCCCAAACTTTTTCTTCAACGCCCGAAAGCCGTAGAGAAAGTAATCGATCTCTTCCAGATTGGGTATGTTACGAGTTTCCACCTGAACTTCCACCTAAATTCAACTTTATATACGCAATATATACAAATAAGATTGAATAATAAAACTTTAAAGTTGAATTTTTTAAAAAAAATAACAAAATAATCCACTTTAAGATTGGATTGAATTTTGTTTGGCCAATTTATCCAGAATCCTTAGCTTGGATAAAAATTATTTATGCTTCGGCTTTATACCCTGCTTTTGTGTTTTTTCATAGTTCCTTCCTCCTTTGCCGGTCTGGTTCCTTCCCCGGAAGCATATCTTGGTTATCCGCCTGGCAGTCGTTTCACTTTTCATCACAGGATTACGGATTACTTTTCTCATGTCGCTTCGGTTTCAGACAAAGTTGCGATTATTCCTTATGGCTCGACCTGGGAAGGCCGCCCTTTGCTGGTGGCAGTAGTAACTTCTCCCGGAAATCATAAAAATTTGCCTCAAATCCAGGCTTCCAACCTCGTCCGTGCAGGTATGGGGGCAATATCCAAAGGGGAAAAAGCCGATATTCCGATTGTATGGCTTAGTTACAATATACACGGAGACGAGGCCTCCAGTTCTGAAGCTGCCATGCAAATGCTGTACTTTCTGGCAACTGCCGATACACTGCCCTGGCTTGATTCTATGGTCGTTATCCTCGATCCATGTATGAACCCCGATGGCCGCGACCGCTATGTAAACTGGCAATATCAGACCGGAGCAGCCAATCCGAATCTTTTTCCTCAATCCGTCGAACATAGCGAAGACTGGCCCGGTGGAAGAGAAAATCACTATCATTTTGACCTGAACCGCGACTGGTGTTGGCAAACTCAGCCTGAAAGCCGCCAGCGTGCCGCTCTTTACTACCAGTGGATGCCCCAGATTCATGTCGATTTCCACGAAATGAAATCCGATAAAGCCACGTACTTCTTCCCTCCTTCGGCCCGTCCTTTCCATCCGGCCATCACCGGTTGGCAAAGAGAATTTCACACAATCATCGGGAAAAACCATGCAAAATGGTTTGATAAAAACTACTGGTTATACTTTTCCAAGGAAGTTTACGACCTGTTTTACCCAAGCTATGGTGATACCTGGCCTTCGTTTCAGGGCGCAATGGGTTTTACCTATGAGCAGACCGGTGGCGATGGTGCGGGCAGGGCAGTATTATTGGCAAACGGCGATACGCTAACCCTCGCTGACCGAATCGCCAAACACCTTACGACTGGTATATCCACCATTGAGTCGGCCTATAACAACCGGAAAAAACTCCTGGGCGAGTTCCAAAAATACTTTGAGAATAATAGCCAGAAACCCTATGGTTCATACAAAACTTATATAATAAAACCAGGTACACACCCCGAACGCGCCGGGCAATTGCTTCGGCTACTGGATCAAAACCAGATTCAATACGGTAGCCCGTCGGGGGAAACCAAAACCTTGAAAGGATTCAGCTATGCGGACAATGCAGAAATAAATTTCCAGCTCTCAGCGGACGACATTGTCATTTCTGCCTATCAACCCAACAGCCTTTTACTTCAGGTCTTGTTTGAACCTTCACCTCAACTGGAAGACTCTCTCACCTATGATCTTACGGCATGGGCACTTCCGTATGCCTACGGGTTGTCATGTTATGCACTGGAAAGCCGGATCAACCCGGAACCCTATCGAAGCCCTTTCCACCCAACTGATAAACTGCAACCTGCCAATCCTTATGCATGGCTGGTAGAATGGAAGGACTTTCACCATGCGAGGTTTCTCGCCACAGCGATCCAGGCCGGAATTGTGCCCTCACGTGCTACGGCGCCCTTTCGTATCGGGGACAAAGAATTTGAGCGGGGTACATTGATATTTTATGGAGGAAAACAAGGAGATGCATCAGGTTCAAAACTACAAAAACTGGCTGCCGAAAGTGGAGTGGAATTATTTCCGGTAGCGAGCGGCCTTGTAGATGAAGGGAACGATTTGGGGTCTGACCAGATCCAGGCCTTACAAAAACGAAAGGT
Proteins encoded in this region:
- a CDS encoding M14 family metallopeptidase, with translation MLRLYTLLLCFFIVPSSFAGLVPSPEAYLGYPPGSRFTFHHRITDYFSHVASVSDKVAIIPYGSTWEGRPLLVAVVTSPGNHKNLPQIQASNLVRAGMGAISKGEKADIPIVWLSYNIHGDEASSSEAAMQMLYFLATADTLPWLDSMVVILDPCMNPDGRDRYVNWQYQTGAANPNLFPQSVEHSEDWPGGRENHYHFDLNRDWCWQTQPESRQRAALYYQWMPQIHVDFHEMKSDKATYFFPPSARPFHPAITGWQREFHTIIGKNHAKWFDKNYWLYFSKEVYDLFYPSYGDTWPSFQGAMGFTYEQTGGDGAGRAVLLANGDTLTLADRIAKHLTTGISTIESAYNNRKKLLGEFQKYFENNSQKPYGSYKTYIIKPGTHPERAGQLLRLLDQNQIQYGSPSGETKTLKGFSYADNAEINFQLSADDIVISAYQPNSLLLQVLFEPSPQLEDSLTYDLTAWALPYAYGLSCYALESRINPEPYRSPFHPTDKLQPANPYAWLVEWKDFHHARFLATAIQAGIVPSRATAPFRIGDKEFERGTLIFYGGKQGDASGSKLQKLAAESGVELFPVASGLVDEGNDLGSDQIQALQKRKVALLRGAEMSVISFGELWYYLEQDLGYPVSVLDTRFLEKVDLESFDLLILPSGNYERFYDQIMDFIETGGTVIALEKAMDLFGKSGNRQQTALYTAIERGKRSLTRNFMMQDTPATLFEEMPRLAISNSVPGSIFRVDTDPTHPLAFGMGDHFYLLKHNSTAFPLLEDSGWNVGKFPEALETHGFTGKNVKDIMPNSMAVGVEKYGRGTIIYFTDSPVIRGFWYSGKLLLANAVFYW
- a CDS encoding toxin; amino-acid sequence: METRNIPNLEEIDYFLYGFRALKKKFGMIIYDRRKNFKALLDLEITAEEREHILDNLSARDYYKGPKPDGVRIGAMYWEFGTMVNGTEVYIKISKGLGNQAVACFSFHPAERKIKYPYK
- a CDS encoding DUF4065 domain-containing protein, translated to MKKPHIGKEWVLKRQLAASEPFRKEVFEIWEHFYVHKETGEEISTTELDEINIRQVYNLYREKHHIPFPEEIRQIREQYGLSAAKMSEVLDLGANSFRNYENGEIPSLANAKLIRLAKAPQNFLNFVNEKRELFSPAAFDKLIRQIDTLMGKDKLDTVVEYIWNFHMEANEYTGYTRPDFKKVAHFVLFFAEKVRPLKTRMNKLMFYCDFFNFQRTGISISGCNYRAIPFGPVPSHFHELFGVLEAEKFISIEEEMFDHGGTGERFVATAPFDPSLFTTDELETMEQVVKAFEDVRTRKLIELSHKEAGWVENQEKRELISYQKYAFKLNEFPEEE